A genomic segment from Actinomadura hallensis encodes:
- a CDS encoding helix-turn-helix domain-containing protein — translation MSTSRGPSVRQRRLAAELRRLRERKGLTGDEVAERLAWSTAKVSRIENARTGAKIGDVRRLLDLYEIDGSRRDDLISLAHDAAQRGWWEDYRDLPSELADFIALESEATAVREWGSTVFPGLLQTESYARHVIGGWSDLATLPPQELERRLEVRMRRRELLHKAHPLELSAVLDEAVLQRRIGDQKVMREQLEHLCRMTELPNVTVQILPLDAAHSVLAESFILLEFSPVHDILFPDIVHTESLTISHFADEAVTHMYRLAYSSLADQALDTTESRRRIIEARDAW, via the coding sequence ATGAGCACTTCCCGCGGTCCCTCCGTCCGGCAACGGCGGCTGGCCGCCGAGCTCCGGAGGCTGCGCGAACGCAAGGGGCTCACGGGCGACGAGGTCGCCGAGCGCCTGGCGTGGTCGACCGCCAAGGTGAGCCGCATCGAGAACGCGCGGACCGGCGCGAAGATCGGCGACGTCCGCCGCCTCCTCGACCTCTACGAGATCGACGGCTCCCGCCGCGACGACCTGATCTCCCTCGCCCACGACGCCGCCCAGCGCGGCTGGTGGGAGGACTACCGCGACCTCCCCAGCGAACTGGCCGACTTCATCGCCCTGGAGTCCGAGGCGACGGCCGTCAGGGAATGGGGCAGCACCGTCTTCCCGGGGCTGCTGCAGACCGAGAGCTACGCGCGCCACGTGATCGGCGGCTGGAGCGACCTCGCCACCCTGCCGCCGCAGGAACTGGAACGCCGGCTGGAGGTGCGAATGCGGCGGCGCGAGCTGCTGCACAAGGCGCATCCGCTGGAACTGTCGGCGGTTCTCGACGAAGCGGTTCTGCAACGCCGTATCGGGGACCAGAAGGTGATGCGGGAGCAGCTCGAACATCTGTGCCGGATGACCGAGCTGCCGAACGTGACGGTGCAGATCCTGCCTTTGGACGCGGCGCACTCTGTGCTTGCCGAGTCCTTTATCCTTCTGGAATTCTCACCGGTGCACGACATCCTTTTCCCTGATATCGTGCACACCGAATCCCTGACAATCAGCCACTTCGCGGACGAGGCTGTCACCCATATGTACAGGCTCGCCTATTCAAGCCTGGCCGACCAGGCCTTGGACACCACCGAATCACGGCGGCGCATCATCGAGGCCAGAGACGCCTGGTGA
- a CDS encoding alpha/beta fold hydrolase yields the protein MDSRSRRRLGIAGAVAGAGVGAAVGARRLVVGRIRLRPDPDADEPFGRLRGRETTVHADDGLPLHVEVDGPDDAPLTVVFCHGYTLNLHSWHYQRRDLRGSVRMVFWDQRSHGRSGRSDPLNATIEQTGDDLYAVLKATVRKNRRVVLVGHSMGGMSIMALADRHPELFDRQVAGVALINTSCGDLAEMTLGLPMVLAKIVRPLAPRTLAGLGRRAELVERARGLGSDLAFVVTRKMAFADKHVSPTVVGFLEQMIRATPIDVIAEFYPALMAHDKVACLGVLGNVPTLVLAGGADRLTPAVHSRRIAEALPDAELVEVEEAGHVLPLEYPGVVTGGLRRLVERVGPGRQKERTA from the coding sequence ATGGACAGCAGGAGCAGGCGCAGGCTCGGTATCGCCGGCGCCGTGGCGGGCGCGGGGGTCGGCGCCGCCGTCGGCGCGCGCCGCCTCGTGGTCGGGCGGATCCGGCTGCGCCCGGACCCGGACGCCGACGAGCCCTTCGGCCGGCTGCGCGGGCGGGAGACGACCGTGCACGCCGACGACGGCCTGCCGCTGCACGTCGAGGTGGACGGCCCCGACGACGCCCCCCTGACCGTGGTGTTCTGCCACGGCTACACGCTGAACCTCCACTCCTGGCACTACCAGCGCCGTGACCTGCGGGGGTCGGTGCGGATGGTGTTCTGGGACCAGCGCAGCCACGGCCGTTCGGGGCGCAGCGACCCGCTGAACGCGACGATCGAGCAGACCGGCGACGACCTGTACGCCGTGCTGAAGGCCACGGTCCGCAAGAACCGCCGCGTCGTGCTCGTCGGGCACTCCATGGGCGGAATGTCGATCATGGCGCTGGCGGACCGGCATCCCGAGCTGTTCGACCGGCAGGTGGCCGGGGTCGCGCTGATCAACACGTCCTGCGGCGACCTGGCGGAGATGACGCTCGGGCTGCCGATGGTGCTGGCGAAGATCGTCCGGCCGCTGGCGCCGCGGACGCTGGCCGGGCTGGGCCGCCGCGCCGAGCTGGTGGAGCGCGCCCGCGGGCTGGGCTCGGACCTGGCGTTCGTCGTCACGCGGAAGATGGCGTTCGCCGACAAGCACGTCAGCCCCACCGTGGTCGGCTTCCTGGAGCAGATGATCAGGGCGACCCCGATCGACGTGATCGCCGAGTTCTACCCGGCGCTGATGGCGCACGACAAGGTGGCCTGCCTCGGCGTCCTCGGGAACGTGCCGACGCTGGTGCTCGCCGGCGGGGCGGACCGGCTGACCCCCGCCGTGCACTCGCGCCGCATCGCCGAGGCGCTCCCGGACGCGGAGCTGGTGGAGGTGGAGGAGGCCGGGCACGTCCTGCCGCTGGAGTACCCGGGCGTGGTGACCGGGGGCCTGCGCAGGCTGGTCGAGCGCGTCGGCCCCGGACGGCAGAAGGAGCGCACCGCGTGA
- the coaA gene encoding type I pantothenate kinase, with product MTSGWDPVPSPYVELTREDWRGLRDGTPLPLTPGELDALRGLKDPIDITEVEEVYLPLSRLLTLFVRSDGRLRDTVGAFLGGEMPPTPFVIGVAGSVAVGKSTTSRLLRTLLARSPEHPVVELVTTDSFLYPNSVLSERGLMDRKGFPESYDRRALVEFVSAIKSGAEEYAIPVYSHLEYDIVPDATQTVRRPDILIIEGLNVLQPPPPGGLGVSDFFDFSIYLDARVEDIRQWFVDRLFALRRTAFTDPRSYFHRYARELDEDETAAFAQRVWRDVNEINLVSNILPTRARATLVLHKDRDHAVQRIRLRRV from the coding sequence ATGACGAGCGGATGGGACCCCGTGCCGAGCCCCTACGTGGAGCTGACCAGGGAGGACTGGCGCGGGCTGCGCGACGGCACGCCGCTGCCGCTCACCCCCGGCGAGCTGGACGCGCTGCGCGGGTTGAAGGACCCGATCGACATCACCGAGGTCGAGGAGGTCTACCTCCCGCTGTCCCGGCTGCTCACCCTGTTCGTCCGGTCGGACGGGCGGCTGCGCGACACCGTCGGCGCCTTCCTCGGCGGCGAGATGCCGCCCACCCCGTTCGTCATCGGGGTCGCCGGCAGCGTGGCGGTCGGCAAGTCCACGACGTCCCGGCTGCTGCGCACGCTCCTGGCCCGCAGCCCCGAGCACCCCGTCGTGGAGCTGGTCACCACCGACAGCTTCCTGTACCCGAACTCGGTGCTGTCCGAGCGCGGGCTGATGGACCGCAAGGGCTTCCCCGAGTCCTACGACCGCCGGGCCCTCGTCGAGTTCGTCTCCGCCATCAAGTCCGGGGCGGAGGAGTACGCGATCCCGGTGTACTCCCACCTGGAGTACGACATCGTCCCGGACGCGACGCAGACCGTCCGGCGCCCCGACATCCTCATCATCGAGGGCCTGAACGTCCTGCAGCCGCCGCCCCCCGGCGGCCTCGGCGTGTCCGACTTCTTCGACTTCTCCATCTACCTGGACGCCCGCGTCGAGGACATCCGGCAGTGGTTCGTCGACCGGCTGTTCGCGCTGCGCCGCACCGCGTTCACCGACCCGCGCTCCTACTTCCACAGGTACGCGCGCGAGCTGGACGAGGACGAGACCGCCGCGTTCGCCCAGCGCGTGTGGCGGGACGTCAACGAGATCAACCTGGTCTCCAACATCCTGCCGACCCGCGCCCGCGCCACCCTCGTCCTGCACAAGGACCGCGACCACGCCGTCCAGCGCATCCGCCTCCGCCGCGTGTGA
- a CDS encoding PH domain-containing protein, translating to MERQLTLRPPRHRIERRAVAWWMLQSLAFPGPVLAASVVAYVLWEAARPWLAVVVAGAVVLQLGALVVEPLWRYRVHRWEVTDDAVYALTGWLVREWRVSPISRVQTVDAIQGPLEQLLGLSTLRVTTASSRGAVDIVGLDRRVAADVAERLAAVTQNTAGDAT from the coding sequence ATGGAAAGACAGCTGACCCTGCGTCCGCCGCGGCACCGGATCGAGCGGCGCGCCGTCGCCTGGTGGATGCTGCAGTCGCTCGCGTTCCCCGGGCCCGTCCTCGCCGCCTCGGTCGTCGCCTACGTCCTCTGGGAGGCGGCGCGGCCCTGGCTGGCCGTGGTCGTCGCGGGCGCCGTGGTCCTCCAGCTCGGGGCGCTGGTCGTCGAGCCGCTGTGGCGCTACCGGGTGCACCGCTGGGAGGTCACCGACGACGCCGTCTACGCGCTGACCGGCTGGCTGGTCCGGGAGTGGAGGGTCTCGCCGATCTCCCGGGTGCAGACCGTCGACGCGATCCAGGGGCCGCTGGAGCAGCTCCTCGGGCTGTCGACGCTGCGGGTCACCACCGCCTCGTCGCGGGGAGCCGTCGACATCGTCGGGCTGGACAGGCGGGTCGCCGCCGACGTCGCCGAGCGGCTGGCCGCGGTCACCCAGAACACCGCCGGGGACGCCACGTGA
- a CDS encoding DUF397 domain-containing protein, with product MGSHEETPPDRWRRSVRCGASNGCVEVARLDDGAIHVRDTEDTLARLAFGPDEWRRFTDDAKEGRFDNP from the coding sequence ATGGGTTCGCACGAAGAGACACCGCCCGACCGATGGAGGAGAAGCGTCCGCTGCGGCGCGAGCAATGGATGCGTGGAGGTCGCCCGCCTGGACGACGGCGCGATTCACGTGCGGGACACCGAGGACACCCTCGCGCGCCTGGCGTTCGGCCCCGATGAATGGCGCAGGTTCACCGACGACGCCAAGGAGGGCCGCTTCGACAACCCCTGA
- a CDS encoding alkaline phosphatase PhoX codes for MSVTRRRLLAGTGAVGAGIAFAGAVEELFAGDAAAASVSGREGYGPLVPDPDGLLDLPRGFRYAVLSREGEPLRSGEGAVPGACDGMAAFPGRKGRTWLVRNHENRPDAAHRVPPVEGITYDPGAPGGCTALEVGPGGRVHTERVAIAGTAVNCAGGPTPWNTWLTCEENEDKAGTGDYTKDHGFVFEVDPYRQDRTVPEPLTAMGRFQHEAVAVDPRDGTVYETEDAFEEPFGLFYRFLPRRPRGGFGSLRAGGRLEAMRVPGVRDLSVVQEPGTVIEGVEWKRVPDPLAKETAIRFQDFGRGGVTHAQKLEGCYWGGDRVYFVTSYARRDEGSGADHYGQVWSYEPRGRRLTLVIVFGPGTDVQKPGESPDNICLAPSGGLMVCEDGGGAQHVYGVTRRREVYPVARNRQNIGTEDEPEWGEFAGVTFSGRRTMYVNVYEPGTTFAITGPWR; via the coding sequence ATGTCAGTCACCCGACGCCGGCTTCTGGCCGGGACGGGCGCCGTGGGGGCGGGGATCGCCTTCGCCGGCGCCGTCGAGGAACTGTTCGCCGGCGACGCGGCCGCCGCGTCCGTCAGCGGCCGCGAGGGGTACGGTCCGCTGGTGCCGGACCCGGACGGGCTCCTGGACCTGCCGCGCGGGTTCCGGTACGCCGTCCTGTCCCGCGAGGGGGAGCCGCTGCGCTCCGGAGAGGGGGCCGTCCCCGGCGCCTGCGACGGCATGGCCGCCTTCCCCGGCCGGAAGGGGCGCACCTGGCTCGTCCGCAACCACGAGAACCGCCCGGACGCCGCGCACCGGGTGCCGCCCGTCGAGGGGATCACCTACGATCCGGGCGCGCCGGGCGGCTGCACCGCGCTGGAGGTCGGGCCCGGCGGCCGCGTCCACACCGAGCGGGTCGCCATCGCCGGCACCGCGGTGAACTGCGCGGGCGGCCCCACCCCGTGGAACACCTGGCTGACCTGCGAGGAGAACGAGGACAAGGCGGGCACCGGCGACTACACCAAGGACCACGGGTTCGTCTTCGAGGTCGACCCGTACCGGCAGGACCGGACCGTCCCCGAGCCGCTGACCGCGATGGGACGGTTCCAGCACGAGGCGGTCGCCGTCGACCCGCGCGACGGGACCGTGTACGAGACCGAGGACGCGTTCGAGGAGCCGTTCGGGCTGTTCTACCGGTTCCTGCCGCGCCGGCCGCGCGGCGGGTTCGGGAGCCTGCGCGCCGGGGGACGGCTGGAGGCGATGCGCGTCCCCGGCGTCCGCGACCTGTCGGTGGTGCAGGAGCCCGGCACGGTGATCGAGGGGGTCGAGTGGAAGCGGGTGCCCGACCCGCTGGCGAAGGAGACCGCGATCCGGTTCCAGGACTTCGGGCGCGGCGGCGTCACGCACGCGCAGAAGCTGGAGGGCTGCTACTGGGGCGGCGACCGGGTCTACTTCGTGACGAGCTACGCGCGCCGGGACGAGGGGTCGGGCGCCGACCACTACGGGCAGGTGTGGTCGTACGAGCCGCGCGGCCGGCGGCTGACCCTGGTGATCGTGTTCGGCCCCGGCACCGACGTCCAGAAGCCGGGCGAGTCGCCCGACAACATCTGCCTGGCCCCGAGCGGCGGGCTGATGGTGTGCGAGGACGGCGGCGGCGCCCAGCACGTCTACGGCGTGACCCGCCGCCGCGAGGTGTACCCGGTGGCCAGGAACCGGCAGAACATCGGCACCGAGGACGAGCCCGAATGGGGCGAGTTCGCCGGCGTGACGTTCTCGGGCCGCCGGACGATGTACGTCAACGTCTACGAACCGGGCACGACGTTCGCCATCACCGGCCCCTGGCGTTAG
- a CDS encoding NAD(P)H-hydrate dehydratase: protein MRCAHEVGKVREAERALMARLPEGTLMQRAAAGLASVCARVMPAVYGSRVVLLVGGGDNGGDALYAGARLARRGARVHAVQAGSKIHPGGLAALLAGGGRVLRDDEAAAAIGAADLIIDGLTGIGGTGGLREPHARYAALASEAPGLVVACDVPSGVDASTGRVEGAAVHADVTVTFGTYKPGLLIDPGASYCGVVELVDIGLGPDLPDPDVVAARHEDVQPPEPGPESDKYRRGVVGIIAGGDAFTGAAVLTAGGAVRGGAGMVRFASVARPVELVRQRWPEAVTTVIEPGPHDPGVLERIGRVQAWVVGPGLGTGKAAESLLEAVLTTELPALVDADGLTVLSRRRDLLRRAAPTVLTPHAGELSRLIRADREAIEARRLEHVRRAAEELSATVLLKGSTTLVAEPDRPVRVNPTGTPRLATAGTGDVLSGLIGALLAGGMSAMDAAAAGAYLHGLAARLASAPDPGEESPISAADVIDALPAAFRSL, encoded by the coding sequence ATGAGGTGCGCGCACGAGGTCGGCAAGGTGCGGGAGGCCGAGCGGGCCCTGATGGCCCGGCTGCCGGAGGGAACCCTGATGCAGCGCGCGGCCGCCGGGCTCGCGTCCGTCTGCGCCCGGGTCATGCCCGCCGTGTACGGGTCGAGGGTCGTGCTCCTCGTCGGCGGCGGGGACAACGGAGGCGACGCCCTCTACGCGGGCGCCAGGCTCGCCCGGCGCGGCGCCCGGGTCCACGCCGTCCAGGCGGGCTCGAAGATCCACCCCGGGGGCCTGGCGGCCCTGCTGGCGGGCGGCGGCCGCGTCCTGCGGGACGACGAGGCCGCGGCCGCCATCGGCGCCGCCGACCTGATCATCGACGGCCTCACCGGCATCGGCGGGACCGGCGGCCTCCGCGAGCCCCACGCGCGTTACGCCGCGCTCGCGTCGGAGGCCCCCGGCCTCGTCGTCGCCTGCGACGTCCCCAGCGGGGTCGACGCGAGCACCGGCCGCGTGGAGGGCGCCGCCGTCCACGCCGACGTCACCGTCACCTTCGGGACGTACAAGCCGGGGCTTCTGATCGATCCGGGCGCGTCCTACTGCGGTGTGGTCGAACTGGTCGACATCGGGCTCGGCCCGGACCTGCCCGACCCGGACGTCGTCGCCGCCCGGCACGAGGACGTGCAGCCTCCCGAGCCGGGGCCCGAGTCCGACAAGTACCGCCGCGGCGTCGTGGGGATCATCGCCGGGGGCGACGCGTTCACCGGCGCGGCCGTCCTCACCGCGGGAGGCGCGGTCCGGGGCGGCGCCGGCATGGTGCGCTTCGCCTCCGTCGCCCGCCCGGTCGAGCTCGTCCGGCAGCGCTGGCCCGAGGCCGTCACCACGGTCATCGAGCCGGGTCCCCACGACCCCGGGGTCCTCGAACGCATCGGGCGCGTCCAGGCGTGGGTCGTCGGGCCCGGCCTCGGCACGGGCAAGGCGGCGGAGTCGCTGCTGGAGGCCGTCCTCACGACCGAGCTGCCCGCCCTCGTGGACGCCGACGGGCTCACCGTGCTGTCCCGCCGCCGCGACCTGCTGCGCCGCGCCGCCCCGACCGTCCTCACGCCCCACGCCGGGGAGCTGTCCCGTCTCATCCGGGCCGACCGCGAGGCCATCGAGGCGCGCCGGCTGGAGCACGTCCGCCGCGCCGCCGAGGAGCTGTCGGCCACCGTCCTGCTCAAGGGCTCCACGACCCTGGTGGCCGAGCCGGACCGGCCCGTCCGGGTGAACCCGACCGGGACGCCGCGGCTGGCGACGGCCGGGACGGGGGACGTGCTGTCCGGGCTGATCGGCGCGCTCCTCGCGGGCGGGATGTCCGCCATGGACGCGGCCGCCGCCGGCGCCTACCTGCACGGCCTGGCCGCCCGCCTGGCGTCCGCGCCCGACCCCGGGGAAGAATCGCCCATCTCGGCCGCGGACGTGATCGATGCCCTTCCCGCGGCCTTCCGGAGCCTCTGA
- a CDS encoding DUF397 domain-containing protein, protein MSPFATPAPQWRRSAHCGASNTCVEVATLDASSQFIGTRDAKDGMHGPVLSFSRREWREFVGRAKKGEFDLRR, encoded by the coding sequence GTGTCCCCTTTCGCCACTCCTGCTCCGCAATGGAGGAGAAGCGCCCATTGCGGGGCGAGCAACACGTGCGTCGAAGTCGCCACATTGGACGCTTCGTCCCAATTCATTGGGACGCGGGACGCCAAAGACGGCATGCACGGACCGGTCCTGTCGTTCTCCCGCCGAGAGTGGCGGGAGTTCGTCGGACGAGCCAAGAAGGGCGAGTTCGATTTGCGCCGATGA
- the tsaE gene encoding tRNA (adenosine(37)-N6)-threonylcarbamoyltransferase complex ATPase subunit type 1 TsaE has protein sequence MSVTVPTAEDMRDLGVRLAGLLRPGDLVVLTGELGAGKTTLTQGIGEGLKVRGPVTSPTFVIARVHPSLCGGPPLVHVDAYRLGGFAELDDLDLDASLDESVTIIEWGEGLAEGLSDDRLEVIISRGDGPGDEREVRIVGAGHRWSDLELGPD, from the coding sequence ATCTCGGTCACCGTCCCGACCGCGGAGGACATGCGCGACCTGGGCGTTCGCCTGGCCGGCCTGCTCCGTCCCGGCGACCTGGTCGTGCTGACGGGGGAGCTCGGCGCGGGCAAGACGACGCTGACCCAGGGCATCGGCGAGGGACTGAAGGTGCGGGGGCCGGTCACGTCCCCCACCTTCGTGATCGCGAGGGTCCATCCGTCGCTGTGCGGCGGCCCCCCGCTGGTGCACGTGGACGCCTACCGGCTCGGCGGTTTCGCGGAGTTGGACGACCTTGATCTCGACGCGTCACTCGACGAATCGGTGACGATCATCGAGTGGGGAGAAGGGTTGGCGGAGGGGCTCTCGGATGACCGTTTGGAAGTGATCATTTCGCGCGGGGACGGCCCGGGAGACGAGCGCGAAGTAAGGATCGTCGGGGCCGGTCATCGCTGGTCCGACCTGGAACTCGGCCCGGACTGA
- the glmS gene encoding glutamine--fructose-6-phosphate transaminase (isomerizing) codes for MCGIVGYVGGRPALDVVVEGLARLEYRGYDSAGVAVLADGKLATAKRAGKLVNLRKALEDEPPPAGTLGMGHTRWATHGPPNDRNAHPHVDCTGSVAVIHNGIIENFAELRAELEENGHGLGSDTDTEAVAHLLEDELKAGGGLAEAMRSVCRRLEGAFTLVAVHTGDPDLVVGARRNSPLVVGVGDGENFLASDVAAFIAHTRDAIELGQDQVVELRTGGVTVTDFEGRPAEVKEYHVDWDVSAAEKGGFDYFMLKEIAEQPRAVADTLLGRIGTDGRLHLDEMRISDQELREVDKIIIVACGTSYHAGLIAKYAIEHWAGLPCEVELASEFRYRDPILSPTTLVIAISQSGETMDALMAVRHAREQKAKLLGICNVNGSTLPRECDGVLYTHAGPEIAVASTKAFLTQLVAVYLIALYIAQVRGTKWGDEVFAMVQLLERMPEKVEKVLDTMEPVRELARSLSDEHCVLFLGRHVGFPVALEGALKLKELAYMHAEGFAAGELKHGPIALIEDGLPVVVIVPPRARAVLHDKIVSNIQEIRARGARTIVIAEDGDESVEPYADTLIRVPAVPTLLQPLVTTVPLQVFACELASAKGHDVDQPRNLAKSVTVE; via the coding sequence ATGTGCGGAATCGTGGGGTACGTAGGCGGCAGGCCGGCGCTCGACGTGGTCGTGGAGGGGCTGGCGCGGCTGGAGTACCGCGGCTACGACTCGGCCGGGGTGGCCGTGCTGGCCGACGGGAAGCTGGCGACGGCCAAGCGCGCGGGCAAGCTCGTGAACCTCCGCAAGGCCCTGGAGGACGAGCCGCCGCCCGCCGGGACGCTCGGCATGGGGCACACGCGGTGGGCCACGCACGGGCCGCCGAACGACCGCAACGCGCACCCGCACGTCGACTGCACCGGCTCCGTCGCGGTGATCCACAACGGGATCATCGAGAACTTCGCCGAGCTGCGGGCGGAGCTGGAGGAGAACGGGCACGGGCTCGGCTCCGACACCGACACCGAGGCGGTCGCGCACCTGCTGGAGGACGAGCTGAAGGCGGGCGGCGGCCTCGCCGAGGCGATGCGGAGCGTGTGCCGGCGGCTGGAGGGCGCGTTCACCCTCGTCGCGGTGCACACCGGCGACCCCGACCTCGTGGTGGGCGCCCGCCGGAACTCCCCGCTCGTCGTCGGGGTCGGCGACGGCGAGAACTTCCTCGCCAGCGACGTCGCGGCGTTCATCGCCCACACCCGCGACGCGATCGAGCTGGGCCAGGACCAGGTCGTCGAGCTGCGGACCGGCGGCGTCACCGTCACCGACTTCGAGGGACGTCCCGCCGAGGTGAAGGAGTACCACGTCGACTGGGACGTCTCGGCCGCGGAAAAAGGCGGTTTCGACTACTTCATGCTCAAGGAGATCGCCGAGCAGCCCCGGGCGGTGGCCGACACGCTGCTGGGCCGGATCGGCACCGACGGGCGCCTCCATCTGGACGAGATGCGCATTTCCGACCAGGAGCTGCGCGAGGTAGACAAGATCATCATCGTGGCGTGCGGCACGTCCTACCACGCCGGCCTGATCGCCAAGTACGCGATCGAGCACTGGGCGGGGCTGCCCTGCGAGGTGGAGCTGGCCAGCGAGTTCCGCTACCGCGACCCGATCCTGTCCCCGACGACGCTGGTCATCGCGATCTCCCAGTCCGGGGAGACGATGGACGCGCTGATGGCCGTCCGGCACGCCCGCGAGCAGAAGGCCAAGCTCCTCGGCATCTGCAACGTCAACGGCTCGACGCTGCCGCGCGAGTGCGACGGCGTCCTGTACACGCACGCGGGCCCGGAGATCGCGGTCGCGTCCACCAAGGCGTTCCTGACCCAGCTCGTCGCCGTCTACCTCATCGCGCTCTACATCGCGCAGGTGCGCGGCACCAAGTGGGGCGACGAGGTGTTCGCGATGGTGCAGCTCCTTGAGCGGATGCCGGAGAAGGTGGAGAAGGTCCTCGACACGATGGAGCCGGTCCGCGAGCTGGCCCGGTCGCTGTCGGACGAGCACTGCGTCCTGTTCCTCGGCCGCCACGTGGGCTTCCCCGTCGCCCTGGAGGGCGCTCTGAAGCTCAAGGAGCTGGCGTACATGCACGCCGAGGGCTTCGCCGCCGGCGAGCTGAAGCACGGCCCGATCGCGCTCATCGAGGACGGGCTGCCGGTCGTGGTGATCGTCCCGCCGCGGGCGCGGGCCGTCCTGCACGACAAGATCGTGTCGAACATCCAGGAGATCCGGGCGCGCGGCGCCCGCACGATCGTGATCGCCGAGGACGGGGACGAGTCGGTCGAGCCGTACGCCGACACGCTCATCCGCGTCCCGGCCGTGCCGACGCTGCTGCAGCCGCTGGTCACGACCGTCCCGCTGCAGGTCTTCGCCTGCGAGCTGGCGTCCGCCAAGGGCCACGACGTGGACCAGCCCCGCAACCTCGCCAAGTCCGTGACCGTCGAATAG
- the alr gene encoding alanine racemase gives MRVPAEARVDLDAIGDNIGLLRERAGGAAVMAMVKAEAYGHGLVEAARAALAGGASWLGVAKLAEALRLRDAGITVRTLVCVGVPGEPYEDAVARDIDLTVGAGWLLDEVVRAAERVGRPARIHLKADTGMSRGGVRGREWEALVDAALKAEATGQVRVVGVMSHFACADEPGHPSIAAQIDAFTEMVGYAEKAGARFEVRHMANSAATLTLPEARFDLVRPGIAVYGLTPVPSVGAFGLRPAMTLVAAAALVKRVPAGSGVSYGHTYHTERDTTLVVVPAGYGDGVPRHGSNLLQVLAGGRRRTIAGRVCMDQFVIDVGDDALAAGDEIVLFGPGDRGEPTAQEWAEALGTISYEIVTRIGSRVPRTYTGGAL, from the coding sequence ATGAGGGTTCCGGCGGAGGCGCGCGTCGATCTCGACGCCATCGGCGACAACATCGGCCTGCTGCGCGAACGCGCGGGGGGCGCCGCGGTCATGGCCATGGTCAAGGCCGAGGCCTACGGGCACGGGCTGGTCGAGGCCGCGCGTGCCGCGCTGGCGGGCGGGGCGTCCTGGCTGGGCGTCGCGAAGCTCGCCGAGGCGCTGCGCCTGCGGGACGCGGGCATCACCGTCCGGACGCTGGTCTGCGTCGGAGTCCCCGGCGAACCGTACGAGGACGCCGTCGCCCGTGACATCGACCTGACCGTGGGCGCCGGATGGCTGCTGGACGAGGTCGTCCGGGCCGCGGAACGGGTGGGCCGCCCGGCGCGGATCCACCTGAAGGCCGACACCGGCATGTCCCGCGGCGGGGTGCGGGGCCGCGAGTGGGAGGCGCTCGTCGACGCGGCGCTGAAGGCCGAGGCGACGGGGCAGGTGCGGGTCGTGGGGGTGATGTCGCACTTCGCCTGCGCGGACGAGCCGGGCCACCCGTCGATCGCCGCGCAGATCGACGCGTTCACCGAGATGGTCGGCTACGCCGAGAAGGCGGGGGCCCGGTTCGAGGTCCGGCACATGGCGAACTCGGCGGCCACGCTGACGCTGCCGGAGGCGCGGTTCGACCTCGTCCGCCCCGGGATCGCCGTGTACGGGCTGACGCCCGTCCCGTCGGTCGGCGCCTTCGGGCTGCGGCCCGCGATGACCCTCGTCGCGGCAGCCGCGCTGGTCAAGCGTGTCCCAGCAGGTTCCGGAGTGTCGTACGGTCACACATACCACACCGAACGGGACACGACCCTCGTCGTCGTGCCCGCGGGGTACGGGGACGGCGTCCCCCGGCACGGGTCCAACCTGCTGCAGGTCCTCGCGGGCGGGCGGCGCCGGACGATCGCCGGGCGGGTCTGCATGGACCAGTTCGTCATCGACGTTGGCGACGACGCCCTCGCGGCGGGGGACGAGATCGTCCTGTTCGGGCCGGGCGACCGGGGAGAGCCGACCGCCCAGGAGTGGGCGGAGGCGCTGGGAACGATCTCCTACGAGATCGTCACCCGGATCGGGTCCCGGGTACCGAGGACGTACACGGGAGGGGCGCTGTAG